A single Hippocampus zosterae strain Florida chromosome 17, ASM2543408v3, whole genome shotgun sequence DNA region contains:
- the LOC127589308 gene encoding uncharacterized protein LOC127589308, with translation MEEKHGSIHSSAYTQRRTFAEQQVLIAAAKYQETRGFQHHGSAPQVSVTQSTPEMNRKLDLLPGNQLPIPIKRGDVGSIEAVSPEEQQKLMNLLLHGQSGRMEDQCCSLDPSRSAPCTPKLSDREPQTDLSNQDSDAFFNLLANTQSQRLDDQRVSLPSLPGLDKKKPPSSSSSSGADSSYLCDIVSKVQGSRMEDQRCSLTLIPPMEPARKDNDVSGIARSASFSPGSNVEHPKSQSKTSPKKALSPSEQKQLLTLMSHAQRGRMDEQRCVLTVSPQTSPKRKLAQSAAGPDSDKFFNMLAKSQGKRLDDQRVCLPSLPGIQNGGSTHKDSSYLCYMVSKVQGSRLDDQRCSAPHILQNLGAPAPQSKDLPSSEPFDKAPRRSGSLNRNRDDARQQLSLAKHQQFLKMTTHAQRGRIDEQRCTLPQSKSTPATPTRCPNKAPVGPDMDAFFHMVACSQACRLDDQRVALPSRPGINATTEGKHNGSHAKAATPFSAPQISAAESAPSKRHEVNSCASQAQTTTAPSGCSLPNSASFNCETEHLRTLDSTAQMTIKVSMSFTPQMGHKNFNQPFPEVFLTLGTPGENLMIPLSPRPGRPVSMNLNLIPKEDVKLTQCSSSRTSPRKPRSRPSSPRPKAAQKAHHINSGSPERGESATSLQEDCFSVIEKVHTSHLKMGATQGGQKHKGNPVRGRGIGKRRVKKDWKDGGYKH, from the exons atggaagaaaagcacGGGTCAATCCACAGCTCCGCTTACACGCAACGACGAACTTTTGCTGAGCAGCAGGTGTTAATAGCAGCAGCGAAGTACCAG GAGACGAGAGGTTTTCAACATCACGGCTCGGCGCCTCAGGTTTCAGTCACACAAAGCACTCCGGAGATGAATAGGAAGCTCGACTTGTTGCCGGGTAACCAGTTGCCGATTCCCATCAAGCGAGGGGACGTCGGTTCCATCGAG GCGGTGTCGCCCGAGGAACAGCAGAAGTTGATGAATCTTCTCCTCCACGGTCAGAGTGGACGCATGGAGGACCAGTGCTGCTCCCTGGATCCCAGCCGCAGTGCGCCCTGTACTCCAAAACTCTCTGACAGGGAACCTCAAACTGATTTGTCCAATCAAG ATTCTGATGCATTCTTCAACTTGTTGGCCAACACTCAGAGTCAACGGCTGGACGACCAACGAGTATCCCTTCCTTCATTACCCGGTTTAGACAAAAAGAagccgccatcatcatcatcatcatccggcGCAGATTCAAGCTACTTATGCGACATTGTCTCCAAAGTTCAG GGAAGCAGAATGGAAGACCAAAGGTGCTCCCTAACTCTAATTCCGCCAATGGAGCCAGCACGAAAAGACAACGACGTTTCTGGCATTGCACGCTCGGCATCCTTCAGCCCCGGTTCGAACGTAGAACATCCCAAGAGCCAATCTAAGACGTCCCCCAAAAAG GCGCTGAGTCCATCTGAGCAGAAGCAACTTCTCACCTTAATGTCTCACGCCCAGCGAGGGCGCATGGATGAGCAGCGATGTGTCCTCACCGTGAGCCCCCAGACTTCCCCCAAACGCAAGCTTGCTCAGAGCGCAGCAG GTCCGGATTCTGACAAGTTCTTCAACATGCTGGCCAAATCACAAGGCAAACGTCTGGATGACCAGCGAGTGTGTCTTCCATCGTTACCCGGGATCCAAAATGGAGGCTCCACCCACAAAGACTCGAGCTATTTGTGTTACATGGTTTCAAAGGTCCAG GGTTCTAGGCTTGATGACCAGAGATGCTCTGCGCCTCATATCCTCCAGAATTTGGGAGCCCCGGCCCCCCAAAGCAAAGATTTGCCCTCTTCAGAGCCATTTGACAAAGCGCCAAGGAGGTCCGGCTCCCTAAACCGTAACAGAGATGACGCTCGACAGCAG cTATCTCTAGCTAAGCATCAACAATTCCTAAAAATGACGACCCATGCTCAGAGAGGACGTATAGACGAGCAGCGTTGCACTTTACCCCAAAGCAAGAGCACGCCCGCCACGCCCACACGCTGCCCAAATAAAGCCCCTGTTG GTCCAGACATGGACGCGTTCTTCCACATGGTGGCCTGCAGTCAGGCATGCAGGCTGGACGACCAAAGGGTCGCTCTGCCCTCCCGGCCCGGCATAAACGCCACCACGGAGGGAAAACACAACGGGAGTCATGCGAAAGCTGCAACTCCA TTTAGCGCACCACAAATCAGCGCAGCTGAAAGTGCACCGTCCAAAAGACACGAGGTCAACTCGTGTGCTTCTCAAGCTCAGACGACGACTGCACCATCGGGCTGCAGCCTGCCAAATTCTGCATCTTTCAACTGCGAGACAGAACACCTGAGGACACTTGATTCCACAGCTCAG ATGACTATAAAGGTGTCGATGAGCTTCACACCACAGATG GGACATAAGAATTTTAACCAGCCTTTCCCAGAGGTCTTCCTCACTCTCGGCACTCCAGGAGAAAATCTCATGATCCCCCTGAGCCCAAGACCCGGAAGACCCGTGTCCATGAACCTGAATCTCATCCCCAAGGAAGACGTTAAGTTGACGCAATGCTCGTCGAGCCGCACGAGCCCCAGGAAGCCTCGCTCTAGGCCGTCGTCACCCCGGCCCAAAGCGGCCCAGAAGGCGCATCACATTAATTCTGGCTCTCCAGAACGAGGGGAGTCTGCGACCAGCCTGCAGGAAGACTGCTTCTCTGTGATTGAGAAGGTTCACACGTCACATCTGAAAATGGGAGCGACTCAAGGGGGGCAGAAACACAAAGGGAATCCAGTGAGAGGGAGGGGCATTGGAAAAAGGCGTGTGAAGAAAGATTGGAAGGATGGTGGTTATAAACACTAA